Proteins co-encoded in one Vibrio sp. SNU_ST1 genomic window:
- a CDS encoding LysR family transcriptional regulator → MDWILNVKSYVKVVEEGSFNGAARKLNTTSSAISKRVNWLEERIGTQLLKRTTRSISQTEAGALFYLRAKDQLDNWQSIIDETRSVNQTPAGLLKIGATIAVGSKFLVQYMDDFLEKYPDIKVQLITTTPGQLPELGLDLVISRELEQLNSLSFKKTPLFEHKASFYAAPSYLAKHGYPINEQDLEQHNSLIWGERPIREVTLTKGQRITLNGNFATTNPEALFHAAKRGMGVLLTIKAMIKEELKQGTLVPVLPNITADEVMVYAYYPKLDYSHTRTKLFLDHLKDRLDKERNSQVL, encoded by the coding sequence ATGGATTGGATTCTTAACGTAAAAAGTTATGTAAAAGTGGTTGAAGAAGGCAGCTTCAATGGCGCAGCGCGTAAACTCAATACCACCAGCTCAGCGATCAGCAAAAGAGTGAACTGGCTAGAAGAACGTATCGGCACTCAACTATTAAAGCGTACCACGCGCTCGATCAGCCAAACCGAAGCGGGGGCTCTCTTTTATCTGCGAGCCAAGGATCAGCTCGATAATTGGCAATCGATTATTGATGAAACCCGATCGGTTAACCAAACTCCTGCGGGTCTGCTAAAGATTGGGGCAACCATTGCTGTTGGTTCTAAGTTTCTCGTGCAATACATGGACGACTTCTTAGAAAAGTATCCAGACATTAAAGTACAGCTTATCACCACCACGCCAGGTCAATTACCTGAGCTTGGCTTGGACCTGGTGATCAGTCGTGAACTGGAACAACTCAACTCGTTAAGCTTCAAGAAAACACCACTGTTTGAACACAAAGCCAGCTTTTATGCCGCACCCAGTTACTTGGCTAAACATGGTTATCCCATCAACGAGCAAGACTTAGAACAACACAACTCCTTAATATGGGGAGAGCGTCCTATTCGTGAAGTCACGCTAACGAAAGGACAGCGCATCACTTTGAACGGTAACTTTGCGACCACCAACCCTGAGGCTTTGTTTCATGCCGCGAAGCGAGGAATGGGCGTACTATTAACCATTAAAGCAATGATCAAAGAGGAGCTTAAACAAGGGACACTGGTTCCAGTATTACCAAATATAACAGCCGACGAAGTGATGGTTTACGCGTACTACCCTAAGCTTGACTACTCACATACACGAACCAAGCTATTTTTAGACCACCTAAAAGATAGGCTAGACAAAGAAAGAAATAGTCAAGTTTTGTGA
- a CDS encoding multidrug effflux MFS transporter encodes MSQSTFKKTPLLLAMMIIATGQVGVSIYLPSLPLIASDLSVTQIDVQLLVTLFLVGFGLSQLFYGPMSDAVGRRPIFLLGQGVYLIGTAVCVAFSDNLTALEVGRLLQGLGAGSASVLGRSVLRDSYDGPQLTKALSYISVTASIMPIIAPVFGGWISFHLGWQAVFLFVLLYIFAIFTLGYFVLSETLPYGKSRFDACQVVKNYGRLLTNRQVLTSASYNWMSYMASLVSLSLFPFLMQEQLGLTSAEYGSLMIVPSAGLLIGSVALNLLNRRFSTPQLMSLAILIIMASGAWLLTHELSILNLVWALTWLAVAQGISFPLSISMLLEPHKKQAGAVSALSGSIQMCLAGLLGGYLVESWVTTHLQLGVFYLIIGACMATVLWSSTRMKTTAVEYS; translated from the coding sequence TTGAGCCAATCGACCTTTAAAAAAACACCGCTACTCTTAGCCATGATGATCATTGCTACAGGACAGGTGGGGGTGAGTATCTATTTACCATCATTGCCGCTGATTGCTTCAGACTTAAGTGTAACTCAGATAGATGTACAGCTACTCGTCACGCTGTTTCTTGTGGGTTTTGGCTTGTCTCAGCTATTTTACGGGCCGATGTCCGATGCCGTGGGGAGAAGGCCTATCTTCTTGTTAGGCCAGGGCGTTTATTTGATTGGTACTGCCGTGTGTGTTGCTTTTTCTGACAACCTAACGGCGTTAGAGGTTGGCCGTTTGTTGCAAGGTTTAGGTGCGGGTAGTGCCTCGGTTCTTGGACGCAGTGTGCTTCGTGACAGCTATGATGGGCCTCAACTGACCAAGGCGTTGTCTTATATTTCGGTTACCGCTTCAATTATGCCGATCATTGCGCCAGTGTTTGGCGGTTGGATCTCATTTCACCTTGGTTGGCAGGCGGTATTCCTGTTTGTTTTATTGTACATATTTGCGATATTCACTCTAGGCTATTTTGTGTTGTCTGAGACTTTGCCATATGGAAAGAGTCGTTTTGACGCCTGTCAAGTGGTGAAGAACTACGGACGCTTGTTGACTAACCGCCAAGTGTTGACCAGCGCCAGTTATAATTGGATGAGCTATATGGCGAGTTTGGTGTCTTTATCGCTGTTTCCATTCTTAATGCAAGAACAATTGGGGCTGACATCCGCTGAATATGGATCTTTGATGATTGTCCCTTCTGCTGGACTATTGATCGGTAGTGTGGCGCTGAACTTACTCAATCGAAGGTTTAGTACACCACAATTGATGAGTCTTGCAATTTTGATAATTATGGCTTCAGGTGCGTGGTTGCTTACTCATGAGCTATCCATTCTTAACTTGGTCTGGGCACTTACTTGGCTGGCTGTCGCACAGGGTATATCGTTTCCGCTATCCATCAGTATGTTGCTGGAACCTCATAAGAAGCAAGCCGGTGCAGTATCGGCATTGTCAGGTTCAATTCAGATGTGTTTGGCGGGTTTACTTGGTGGATATCTAGTCGAGAGTTGGGTGACGACTCACCTACAGCTCGGCGTGTTTTATCTGATTATTGGTGCTTGCATGGCTACAGTACTTTGGTCTTCAACGAGAATGAAAACTACTGCCGTAGAATACAGTTAA
- a CDS encoding glutaredoxin, producing MKKPVKITLYRWAGSWGPFKVNIPCGECTLTKDILKDTFENELADVDVELEVKDWLSHWWEPLKLGSWHAPILVVEGKVVSQGEALNRGVLVQSVIKEWTKRDSLKGNIVYGKATCPFCVKAKKMLDEAGVEYQYHDVVKDSAALYRMIPEVKAHIGEKTPVTVPQIWLDGKYIGGADNLEAWMKENGLDTIPNNVVDLSNQSTG from the coding sequence ATGAAGAAACCAGTCAAGATTACACTATACCGTTGGGCAGGCAGCTGGGGTCCATTTAAAGTTAACATCCCATGTGGAGAATGCACCCTAACCAAAGACATTCTTAAGGATACTTTTGAGAATGAGTTGGCCGATGTCGATGTTGAACTGGAAGTGAAAGATTGGTTATCTCACTGGTGGGAGCCGCTAAAACTGGGGTCTTGGCATGCTCCTATTCTTGTTGTTGAAGGCAAGGTAGTCAGCCAAGGTGAAGCGCTTAATCGCGGTGTTTTGGTTCAATCTGTGATTAAAGAATGGACTAAACGAGACAGCCTAAAAGGCAACATTGTTTACGGAAAAGCGACCTGCCCATTCTGCGTTAAGGCCAAGAAAATGCTTGATGAAGCGGGGGTCGAATACCAATACCACGATGTCGTAAAAGACAGCGCAGCTTTGTATCGTATGATTCCAGAGGTAAAAGCACACATTGGTGAGAAAACCCCAGTAACTGTTCCTCAGATTTGGCTTGATGGTAAATACATTGGTGGAGCTGACAACTTAGAAGCGTGGATGAAAGAGAACGGTTTAGATACCATTCCGAATAATGTAGTCGACCTATCCAACCAATCGACAGGCTGA
- a CDS encoding DMT family transporter produces the protein MSQHHPIQGASWMLTAGLAFAVINSLTQIASIHFGLTSTTVAVIQYAIALFAILPYLKTLGIRRALKTDNLKLHVFRVFLSVIGIQLWIWALAYPVPIWQGIALLMTSPLFATIGSGLFLKEKVGAARWGATLAGFAGAMVILEPWAEDFNWATLLPVGAAFFWACYSLMVKKLSSQDSPSTMVVYLLLLITPFNILLAAPDWQTPSGGTIWSILIVIGVMTALAQWAIVKAYSVADASFVQPFDHAKLPLNVLAGWIVFSWVPPGRLWLGAAIIIASVAFITHWETKKPAKIKKV, from the coding sequence ATGTCACAACACCATCCGATCCAAGGCGCTAGCTGGATGCTAACCGCAGGCTTAGCCTTTGCCGTAATTAACAGCCTAACTCAAATTGCTAGCATTCATTTCGGACTTACTTCTACCACCGTTGCCGTCATTCAATACGCCATCGCGTTGTTCGCTATTCTTCCTTATCTGAAAACGCTGGGCATTCGCCGCGCTCTAAAAACCGACAACTTAAAGTTGCACGTATTCCGCGTCTTCTTATCGGTTATTGGTATTCAACTTTGGATATGGGCGCTGGCTTATCCTGTTCCTATTTGGCAAGGCATTGCCCTTCTCATGACGTCGCCATTGTTTGCAACCATAGGGTCAGGACTTTTCCTCAAAGAGAAAGTTGGGGCAGCTCGCTGGGGTGCGACCTTAGCCGGTTTCGCTGGTGCGATGGTGATTCTAGAGCCGTGGGCAGAAGACTTTAACTGGGCAACACTGTTACCAGTTGGCGCGGCTTTCTTTTGGGCATGCTACTCACTCATGGTGAAAAAACTCTCTTCGCAAGACAGTCCTTCAACCATGGTGGTGTACTTGCTGCTATTAATCACACCATTTAACATCCTGCTTGCCGCGCCAGATTGGCAGACTCCAAGCGGCGGTACAATTTGGTCTATCTTGATTGTTATCGGTGTTATGACGGCACTCGCTCAATGGGCAATTGTAAAAGCCTACTCAGTCGCTGATGCTTCGTTTGTGCAACCTTTTGACCACGCTAAATTACCGTTAAATGTTCTAGCGGGTTGGATTGTATTTAGTTGGGTTCCACCGGGTCGTTTATGGCTAGGGGCTGCTATTATTATTGCGTCAGTTGCATTTATTACCCATTGGGAAACGAAAAAACCGGCGAAAATAAAGAAAGTTTAG
- a CDS encoding porin — MKKAVLASTVVAALVSGSSLAATIYSSDGTELKIGGRAEFRGDFIGSGGAEVEGSMKDKTRFRLNLGGKTELTDTATAFGFYEAEQDTGSDKFENRYMYAGVDFDGQAISVGRQDMASVIVSDFTDITEFSGVQQAFGAASDKEDGVFAYRGGFDALQLEATYQTNSKKDSDGYGISGVYSLPMGLDLGLAYSGEDLGENKGSADQILAGLAYSLDNLYLAATYSTGDLDDKATGTDAKSFTAMEFAAQYKFTNQVSAAVVYTYQEDEINSGAKVDAVDGIELAGYYKLNSNFRTYLSYYVNGLDEVKNAKGIVTAGEDTLRLGVRYDF, encoded by the coding sequence ATGAAAAAGGCAGTTCTAGCTTCTACAGTGGTAGCGGCACTAGTTTCAGGTTCATCGTTAGCAGCAACGATTTACAGCTCAGATGGTACAGAACTTAAAATTGGCGGTCGTGCAGAATTCCGTGGTGATTTCATTGGTTCCGGTGGTGCTGAAGTTGAAGGTTCAATGAAAGATAAAACTCGTTTCCGTTTAAATCTTGGTGGTAAAACAGAACTTACAGATACTGCAACGGCATTCGGTTTCTATGAAGCTGAGCAAGACACAGGTTCTGATAAGTTTGAAAACCGTTACATGTACGCAGGTGTTGATTTTGACGGCCAAGCCATTTCTGTCGGTCGCCAAGATATGGCTTCAGTCATAGTATCTGACTTTACGGATATCACTGAGTTTTCTGGTGTGCAGCAAGCATTCGGTGCAGCTTCTGATAAAGAAGATGGCGTATTTGCATACCGTGGCGGTTTTGATGCCCTGCAACTAGAAGCCACTTACCAAACCAACAGCAAAAAAGACTCTGACGGCTACGGCATTTCTGGTGTTTACTCACTGCCAATGGGCTTAGATCTTGGCCTAGCCTACTCAGGTGAAGACCTAGGGGAAAATAAAGGTAGCGCAGACCAAATCCTTGCCGGCCTAGCGTATTCTCTAGACAACCTGTACTTAGCAGCGACTTATTCAACAGGCGACCTAGATGATAAAGCGACAGGTACCGATGCTAAGTCATTCACTGCTATGGAGTTTGCAGCGCAATACAAATTCACCAATCAAGTATCTGCTGCAGTCGTATATACTTACCAAGAAGATGAAATCAACAGCGGAGCAAAAGTAGACGCTGTCGACGGTATTGAATTAGCCGGTTACTACAAACTAAACAGCAATTTCCGCACATACCTTTCTTACTACGTTAATGGTTTAGACGAAGTTAAAAATGCAAAAGGTATCGTGACAGCTGGTGAAGACACACTTCGCCTAGGTGTACGCTACGATTTCTAA
- a CDS encoding succinylglutamate desuccinylase/aspartoacylase family protein: MKTEYLGDVLQGRQVIGALNVEDLPIGEHQFWFQVTSDGLGQPKNMPVSVFKGSQDGPKLMITAGIHGDELNGVLAAQQIIRDLVGKTLKGTVTVVPTVNLSGLLNHSRDFISSDPGSCPANLNRLFPGDAHGLAAERFVASLWDRLLKHNATFAVDLHTQTRGAVYPLYVFADYRVEQCLEMARLMQPDCVLNDPGDPGILETVWNRSGIPSITVEVGMGKFTQPDMIQRAVDGVFNILSYYEMLDAEGLRDKKPLPSIDWIEGNNVVSIRADIGGFVLPQVELLQSVEQDDLLAIQYDAFGNECRRYHAPSAGRVLSYNVDALREPGALVCRLLS; encoded by the coding sequence ATGAAAACAGAGTACTTAGGCGATGTTTTACAAGGTAGGCAGGTTATTGGCGCCTTGAATGTTGAAGACTTACCGATTGGAGAGCATCAGTTTTGGTTTCAAGTAACCAGTGATGGGTTAGGGCAACCTAAAAACATGCCTGTTTCTGTTTTCAAAGGCAGTCAAGACGGCCCGAAGTTGATGATCACTGCCGGGATTCACGGTGATGAGCTAAACGGTGTGTTGGCTGCTCAGCAAATTATCCGAGATTTAGTAGGCAAAACATTAAAAGGCACGGTGACAGTTGTACCAACTGTGAATTTGTCTGGCTTGCTTAACCACAGTCGCGATTTTATCTCTTCGGATCCGGGCTCTTGCCCTGCCAACCTTAATCGACTCTTTCCTGGTGATGCACACGGCTTAGCCGCGGAGCGATTCGTCGCATCTCTGTGGGATCGCTTACTCAAACACAACGCGACATTTGCTGTTGATCTGCATACCCAAACTCGTGGTGCGGTGTATCCACTTTATGTGTTTGCTGATTACCGAGTAGAGCAATGTTTGGAGATGGCGAGGTTAATGCAGCCCGATTGTGTTCTTAATGATCCCGGCGATCCGGGTATTCTTGAAACGGTCTGGAATCGAAGTGGAATTCCGAGCATTACAGTGGAAGTAGGGATGGGGAAATTTACTCAACCTGACATGATTCAACGAGCCGTAGATGGTGTTTTTAATATTCTTTCTTACTACGAGATGCTTGATGCTGAAGGTTTACGAGACAAAAAGCCACTGCCGAGTATAGATTGGATAGAGGGCAATAATGTGGTATCTATCCGCGCTGATATTGGTGGCTTTGTGTTGCCTCAGGTCGAGCTTTTACAAAGCGTAGAGCAAGATGATCTTTTGGCGATTCAATACGACGCTTTTGGGAATGAATGTCGTCGTTATCATGCGCCGTCTGCCGGACGTGTACTTAGCTATAACGTGGATGCATTAAGGGAGCCAGGGGCTCTTGTCTGTCGACTATTGAGTTGA
- a CDS encoding PTS sugar transporter subunit IIA: MSLFDLIGNQGVIINSEENLTVDDAIDLTCSTLLASKKVEASYVEAIKQKHKDIGAYYVLAPKIAMPHARPEDGVNEASLQVTVFKKGVDLESEDNGAVYLSITLAAMDSDSHIHTIMALSELFQNDDDIDAIIAAETEQEIIEILKRY, translated from the coding sequence ATGAGCCTATTCGATTTAATCGGTAACCAAGGCGTTATCATCAACTCTGAAGAGAACCTAACGGTTGATGATGCGATTGATTTAACCTGTTCAACACTGTTAGCAAGCAAGAAAGTTGAAGCAAGCTATGTTGAAGCTATCAAGCAAAAGCACAAAGACATCGGCGCGTACTATGTTCTAGCACCAAAGATTGCGATGCCTCATGCTCGTCCTGAAGATGGTGTGAACGAAGCATCACTGCAGGTGACAGTATTCAAAAAGGGTGTTGATTTAGAGTCGGAAGACAACGGTGCCGTTTACCTTTCAATCACTCTGGCAGCGATGGACTCAGATAGCCATATCCATACTATTATGGCGCTATCAGAGTTGTTCCAAAATGATGATGACATTGATGCCATTATCGCAGCGGAAACAGAGCAAGAGATCATCGAGATCTTAAAGCGATACTAG